A stretch of the Panicum virgatum strain AP13 chromosome 9N, P.virgatum_v5, whole genome shotgun sequence genome encodes the following:
- the LOC120687508 gene encoding protein NRT1/ PTR FAMILY 8.3-like, whose amino-acid sequence MDTERGDAQSPLLQHQPPNQTQVSSANQHYNKPFSWKAPAIVLAFEFLESIAYSGIALNLVVYLGTVLHGTTASSAANVDAWNGATFLTPVLGAFLADTYWGKYKTVAISIIFYVGGLLVITASAVIPSLRPASCEGGSCPPATGFQYFVLFASLYLISIGTGGVKSALLPFGADQYDDSNLEESKNKQLFFSWFFIAINLGVFISGTVLVWIQQNVAWSLGFGISLICLLIATVAFFIGTPAYRVQLPTGSPLKSIVMVFVASFKQRRVAVPADSTLLFEGEDAESSDTVPNKLEHTDEFRCLDKAAVVLEEQEIKGSRRPWMLCTVTQVEEVKILIRMLPIWFTCVFYSAAMCQTATTFVQQGNAMSTKIGSFSVPAASLNSAEVIFMMVWVAFQDSVVIPVARRYTGHPAGLTLLQRMGVGRLLAVPAMGAAALVETWRLRRVRAGGNLSIGWQLPQFVILACSDVFCGIAQLEFFYAEAPASMRSLCSAFQFLAMSLAYYVNTLVVSVVAAATTAGGRPGWLPADLNDGHLDYYFWMWTGISAVNYAVYTAFAKRYTLKKVVRQ is encoded by the exons atggacacCGAGAGAGGAGATGCCCAGTCTCCCCTGCTGCAGCACCAGCCTCCAAACCAGACGCAG GTTTCCTCAGCGAATCAGCACTATAACAAGCCCTTCAGCTGGAAGGCTCCTGCCATTGTTTTGG CCTTCGAATTCTTGGAGAGTATTGCTTACTCTGGTATAGCGCTCAACTTGGTCGTCTATCTTGGGACCGTCCTCCATGGAACCACTGCCTCCAGTGCAGCAAATGTCGATGCGTGGAACGGTGCCACGTTTCTTACACCGGTCCTTGGAGCCTTTCTTGCTGATACATATTGGGGAAAGTACAAGACCGTAGCAATCTCTATAATATTCTACGTTGGT GGGTTGCTTGTAATTACCGCCTCTGCTGTCATTCCATCCCTACGGCCTGCCTCATGCGAAGGAGGTTCTTGCCCACCTGCAACGGGGTTTCAGTATTTTGTGCTCTTTGCTTCGTTGTACCTCATTTCGATCGGCACGGGGGGCGTCAAGTCAGCTCTACTTCCCTTCGGAGCGGACCAATACGATGATTCCAACCTTGAAGAGAGTAAAAACAAGCAATTGTTCTTCAGTTGGTTTTTCATTGCTATCAACCTTGGAGTGTTCATCTCGGGCACTGTCCTTGTCTGGATACAGCAAAATGTGGCTTGGTCCCTTGGATTTGGCATCTCCTTGATCTGCCTTCTCATCGCCACAGTCGCCTTTTTCATTGGAACACCAGCCTACAGGGTTCAGCTTCCAACTGGGAGCCCACTGAAGAGCATTGTAATGGTATTTGTTGCCTCCTTTAAGCAGAGAAGAGTGGCAGTTCCTGCTGATAGCACGCTGTTGTTTGAAGGGGAAGATGCTGAATCAAGCGACACGGTACCAAACAAATTAGAACACACCGATGAATTCAG GTGCTTAGATAAGGCTGCTGTGGTTTTAGAGGAGCAAGAGATTAAGGGCAGCCGTCGTCCATGGATGCTATGCACAGTGACTCAGGTGGAGGAAGTGAAGATCCTGATCCGGATGCTCCCAATATGGTTCACCTGCGTCTTCTACTCGGCCGCGATGTGCCAGACCGCCACGACGTTCGTCCAGCAGGGGAACGCGATGAGCACCAAGATCGGGTCCTTCTCGGTGCCAGCCGCGTCCCTGAATTCGGCCGAGGTCATCTTCATGATGGTCTGGGTGGCGTTCCAGGACAGTGTGGTCATCCCGGTGGCGAGGCGGTACACGGGCCACCCCGCGGGCCTGACGCTGCTGCAGCGGATGGGCGTGGGGCGGCTCCTGGCGGTCCCCGcgatgggggcggcggcgctggtggagacgtggcggctgcggcgcgTGCGGGCAGGCGGGAACCTGAGCATCGGGTGGCAGCTGCCCCAGTTCGTGATCCTGGCCTGCTCTGACGTGTTCTGCGGCATCGCGCAGCTGGAGTTCTTCTACGCGGAGGCGCCGGCGTCGATGCGCAGCCTGTGCTCGGCGTTCCAGTTCCTGGCCATGTCGCTGGCGTACTACGTGAACACGCTGGTGGtctcggtggtggcggcggcgacgacggccggcgggcggcccgGGTGGCTCCCCGCGGACCTGAACGACGGCCACCTCGACTACTACTTCTGGATGTGGACGGGCATCAGCGCGGTGAACTACGCCGTGTACACGGCGTTCGCCAAGCGCTACACGCTCAAGAAGGTGGTCCGCCAGTAG
- the LOC120692623 gene encoding uncharacterized protein LOC120692623: MRRWWCAAGGLGRRVLSSSSAAAVASHARPLPPPVIPKSASFNAPFSMPCRRHHSLHAPLPLGLFHPAIASSFRPPSALQQQVRPYAKKERSRAPLTPTKSKVKKYKMKAPSSMKFRFRTMNDGQIRRWRAGKRHNAHLKSKEAKRRLRKPALVHLAYAKVIKKLNFCG; the protein is encoded by the exons atgcggcggtggtggtgcgccgccggcggcctcggccgccgcgtcctctcctcctcctccgccgccgccgtcgcgtccCATGCCCGCCCGCTGCCCCCACCCGTGATCCCCAAATCGGCCTCCTTCAACGCCCCTTTCTCCATGCCCTGCCGCCGGCACCACTCCCTCCACGCGCCCCTGCCCCTTGGGCTCTTCCACCCGGCCATCGCTTCCTCCTTCCGCCCTCCG TCGGCGCTTCAGCAGCAGGTGCGGCCCTACGCCAAGAAGGAGAGGTCGCGCGCGCCGCTCACACCCACCAAGTCCAAAGTCAAGAAATACAAGATGAAGGCCCCCTC GTCCATGAAGTTCAGATTCAGAACCATGAATGACGGGCAGATCCGCAGGTGGAGGGCGGGAAAGCGGCACAATGCGCACCTCAAG TCCAAGGAAGCAAAACGAAGACTTCGGAAGCCTGCATTGGTGCATTTAGCTTATGCAAAAGTTATAAAAAAGCTCAACTTCTGCGGGTAG
- the LOC120687525 gene encoding uncharacterized protein LOC120687525: MCDFFWMSPADQGDLSDVVRASLQQQQPHLRLPATPAPAAVCRCSHGSLGSRHLPEEEELLLLLQQGRVNLVDGDHEAHLQQQQRQLVRGNGGMGLVVGSNAALYPHPQHHPEAEGLVIPQLMSGPPQPQLCAPSSSFAEREDDAAHAPAVPEELGLDTAMATHPHASSIKRRKSQTKKVVCIPAPVAPPPGVGGRPSTSGEVVPSDLWAWRKYGQKPIKGSPYPRGYYRCSSSKGCSARKQVERSRTDPSMLVITYTSDHNHPWPMQRNALAGSIRPAAASSSSTSSAKNHHHQHRSSVAADAVPYPTPPHRRHASNVAVANNCNATPPAAGSITASVHHHQLLKQEVLDMDNLEPALDAAADDDHLGGMIADVDGALNVLCASSFHYSKKQQQHATAGQPEELPEEEDKLQLLLDRDPFSFSFFDWVGASFGVGEAAANQGGYC, from the exons ATGTGTGACTTCTTCTGGATGTCGCCTGCCGATCAAGGCGACCTCTCCGACGTCGTCCGGGcaagcctgcagcagcagcagcctcaccTTCGGCTGCCGGCCACTCCTGCCCCAGCCGCAGTGTGCAGGTGCAGCCATGGCTCGTTGGGCTCCCGTCATctgccggaggaagaggagctgctgctgctgctgcaacaagGCCGAGTGAACCTCGTCGACGGCGATCATGAAGCGcacttgcagcagcagcagcggcagctggTACGCGGCAATGGCGGCATGGGTCTCGTGGTTGGCAGCAACGCCGCCCTGTATCCACATCCACAGCACCATCCGGAGGCAGAGGGGCTAGTGATTCCCCAGCTCATGTCcgggccgccgcagccgcagctgtGCGCTCCCAGTTCCAGCTTCGCCGAGAGGGAAGACGACGCGGCCCACGCTCCAGCAGTGCCGGAAGAGCTCGGCCTGGACACGGCGATGGCCACTCACCCCCATGCCTCGTCCATCAAGCGAAG GAAGAGCCAAACGAAGAAGGTGGTGTGCATCCCggcgccggtggcgccgccgccgggggtggGCGGGCGGCCGAGCACGAGCGGCGAGGTGGTGCCGTCGGACCTGTGGGCGTGGAGGAAGTACGGGCAGAAGCCCATCAAGGGGTCGCCGTACCCGAGGGGCTACTACCGGTGCAGCAGCTCCAAGGGCTGCTCCGCCCGGAAGCAGGTGGAGCGCAGCCGCACCGACCCCTCCATGCTCGTCATCACCTACACCTCCGACCACAACCACCCCTGGCCGATGCAGCGCAACGCGCTCGCCGGCTCCATcaggccggccgccgcgtcctcctcctccacctcctcggccaagaaccaccaccaccagcatcgCTCGTCAGTGGCTGCTGATGCCGTTCCTTATCCGACACCGCCCCACCGTCGTCACGCCAGCAACGTCGCCGTCGCCAACAATTGCAATGCTACTCCGCCAGCAGCAGGCTCCATCACCGCCAGTGTCCATCACCACCAGCTGCTCAAGCAGGAGGTGCTCGACATGGATAACCTCGAGCCAGCACTGGACGCTGCTGCTGATGATGACCACCTGGGCGGCATGATTGCGGATGTGGACGGCGCCCTCAACGTCCTGTGCGCCTCCAGCTTCCACTACTCAAAAAAGCAGCAACAGCATGCCACTGCTGGTCAACCGGAGGAGTtgccggaggaagaagacaagctgcagctgctgctggatCGGGATCCGTTCAGCTTCAGCTTCTTCGACTGGGTGGGCGCTTCATTCGGAGTTGGAGAGGCAGCAGCAAATCAAGGCGGTTACTGTTAG
- the LOC120687957 gene encoding probable NADH dehydrogenase [ubiquinone] 1 alpha subcomplex subunit 12, translating to MAAVVRGVLRGIKEKGLANFLRDAREEGYLNCILDGNLLQTKIHNIGATLVGVDKFGNKYYEKLQDTQHGRHRWVEYAEKDRYNASQVPPEWHGWLHHITDNTGDQLLARKTARYLVEHKQNYSGEGEELIYHSKGHALNPGQRDWTRYQPWEPKKEQA from the exons atggcggcggtggtgcgcggCGTCCTGAGGGgcatcaaggagaagggccTCGCCAACTTCCTCCGCGACGCCCGCGAGGAAGGATACCT GAATTGCATTCTGGATGGGAACCTTTT GCAAACAAAAATTCACAATATTGGCGCAACACTTGTAGGGGTTGACAAGTTTGGAAACAAGTACTATGAGAAACTGCAAGACACTCAGCATG GAAGGCATAGGTGGGTGGAATATGCAGAGAAAGATCGTTACAATGCATCCCAAGTGCCTCCTGAATGGCATGGATGGCTGCATCACATCACAGATAACACTGGCGATCAG CTGCTGGCCCGGAAGACTGCTCGGTACCTTGTGGAGCACAAGCAGAACTACTCCGGTGAGGGCGAGGAGCTGATCTACCACTCCAAGGGGCATGCCCTTAACCCGGGGCAGAGGGACTGGACGAGGTACCAGCCCTGGGAGCCAAAGAAAGAGCAAGCCTAG
- the LOC120687956 gene encoding D-xylose-proton symporter-like 2 isoform X2 produces MASHPPPEPSSNSNKGWAEPEEIHVSSGGVQAYTDDDADCEGRRPLLLGTPASAECYSVSAAALPFFFPALGGLLYGYDIGATSGATISLKSSTFSGTTWYNLSSVQTGLVVSGSLYGALIGSVLAYTIADYLGRRKELILSSISYLIGALLTAVAPNFAIMVVGRFLYGIGIGLAMHAAPMYIAETAPSQIRGMLISLKEFFIVLGMLLGYIAGNLYVEVVSGWRYMYATSTPLCLVMGVGVCWLPSSPRWLLLCAIQGKGNLLETKEIATRCLCRLRGQASPDLVSDQVNLILEELSYIDQEKQVGFREIFQGKCLKAMIIGCGLVFFQQVTGQPSVLYYAATIFQSAGFSGASDATRVSILLGLLKLIMTGVAVLVVDRLGRRPLLIGGVSGITVSLFLLSSYYTLLKDASYVAVIALLLYVGCYQLSFGPIGWLMISEVFPLRLRGRGLSVAVLVNFASNALVTFAFSPLEDLIGTGLLFCGFGVIAVASLVFIFWIVPETKGLTLEEIEASL; encoded by the exons ATGGCTTCCCACCCTCCTCCCGAGCCTTCTTCCAACTCGAACAAG GGGTGGGCCGAGCCGGAGGAGATCCACGTCTCCTCCGGTGGCGTCCAGGCGTAcaccgacgacgacgccgactgCGAGGGCAGGCGCCCTTTGCTGCTCGGGACTCCAGCCTCCGCCGAGTGCTACtccgtctccgccgccgccctccc GTTCTTCTTTCCAGCTTTGGGAGGCCTTCTCTATGGCTATGACATTGGGGCAACATCCGGGGCGACCATATCGCTCAAG TCTTCGACATTCAGTGGTACAACCTGGTACAATTTATCATCTGTGCAGACTGGCCTTGTG GTCAGTGGCTCACTGTATGGTGCTTTGATCGGCTCTGTCTTGGCATATACTATTGCAGACTATTTAG GGCGACGCAAAGAGCTTATCCTTTCTTCTATCTCATATTTGATTGGAGCCCTTCTGACAGCAGTAGCACCCAACTTCGCTATCATGGTGGTTGGCCGCTTTTTATATGGAATAGGAATTGGATTG GCTATGCATGCTGCTCCAATGTATATTGCAGAGACTGCACCAAGCCAGATAAGAGGCATGCTCATTTCTCTAAAGGAGTTCTTTATTGTTCTTGGGATGCTT CTTGGTTATATAGCAGGCAATCTCTATGTGGAAGTGGTTTCCGGTTGGCGTTATATGTATGCCACCAGTACACCATTATGTCTCGTAATGGGAGTCGGAGTGTGTTGGTTACCCTCGTCACCTAGGTGGCTCCTGTTATGTGCCATACAAGGGAAGGGAAACCTGCTGGAGACAAAAGAAATTGCAACCCGGTGCTTATGTCGATTGAGGGGTCAAGCTTCGCCTGATTTGGTCTCAGATCAGGTTAACTTGATTCTGGAGGAACTGTCGTATATTGATCAAGAGAAGCAAGTTGGCTTCAGGGAGATCTTTCAAGGAAAATGTCTTAAAGCAATGATAATTGGATGTGGTTTGGTGTTCTTTCAGCAG GTCACTGGTCAACCTAGCGTGCTATATTATGCTGCTACAATCTTTCAG AGTGCTGGATTCTCTGGGGCATCTGATGCCACTCGTGTGTCAATTCTTCTAGGTTTACTGAAG TTGATCATGACTGGAGTAGCAGTCCTCGTGGTTGACAGGCTTGGCCGAAGACCGTTACTCATTGGAGGTGTCAGTGGAATT ACTGTTTCCTTATTTTTGCTGTCCTCCTACTACACCTTACTGAAGGATGCCTCCTATGTGGCTGTCATAGCACTTCTACTGTATGTTGGCTGTTACCAG CTGTCATTTGGTCCTATTGGCTGGCTTATGATCTCGGAAGTTTTCCCATTGAGACTGCGAGGCCGTGGATTGAGCGTTGCTGTTCTTGTGAATTTCGCATCCAATGCGCTGGTCACCTTTGCTTTCTCTCCACTGGAG GATTTGATTGGAACGGGGTTGCTCTTCTGTGGATTCGGGGTGATCGCAGTGGCATCTCTCGTCTTCATATTCTGGATCGTCCCGGAGACGAAGGGACTCACCCTGGAGGAGATTGAAGCGAGTCTGTAG
- the LOC120687956 gene encoding D-xylose-proton symporter-like 2 isoform X1 — MASHPPPEPSSNSNKQGWAEPEEIHVSSGGVQAYTDDDADCEGRRPLLLGTPASAECYSVSAAALPFFFPALGGLLYGYDIGATSGATISLKSSTFSGTTWYNLSSVQTGLVVSGSLYGALIGSVLAYTIADYLGRRKELILSSISYLIGALLTAVAPNFAIMVVGRFLYGIGIGLAMHAAPMYIAETAPSQIRGMLISLKEFFIVLGMLLGYIAGNLYVEVVSGWRYMYATSTPLCLVMGVGVCWLPSSPRWLLLCAIQGKGNLLETKEIATRCLCRLRGQASPDLVSDQVNLILEELSYIDQEKQVGFREIFQGKCLKAMIIGCGLVFFQQVTGQPSVLYYAATIFQSAGFSGASDATRVSILLGLLKLIMTGVAVLVVDRLGRRPLLIGGVSGITVSLFLLSSYYTLLKDASYVAVIALLLYVGCYQLSFGPIGWLMISEVFPLRLRGRGLSVAVLVNFASNALVTFAFSPLEDLIGTGLLFCGFGVIAVASLVFIFWIVPETKGLTLEEIEASL; from the exons ATGGCTTCCCACCCTCCTCCCGAGCCTTCTTCCAACTCGAACAAG CAGGGGTGGGCCGAGCCGGAGGAGATCCACGTCTCCTCCGGTGGCGTCCAGGCGTAcaccgacgacgacgccgactgCGAGGGCAGGCGCCCTTTGCTGCTCGGGACTCCAGCCTCCGCCGAGTGCTACtccgtctccgccgccgccctccc GTTCTTCTTTCCAGCTTTGGGAGGCCTTCTCTATGGCTATGACATTGGGGCAACATCCGGGGCGACCATATCGCTCAAG TCTTCGACATTCAGTGGTACAACCTGGTACAATTTATCATCTGTGCAGACTGGCCTTGTG GTCAGTGGCTCACTGTATGGTGCTTTGATCGGCTCTGTCTTGGCATATACTATTGCAGACTATTTAG GGCGACGCAAAGAGCTTATCCTTTCTTCTATCTCATATTTGATTGGAGCCCTTCTGACAGCAGTAGCACCCAACTTCGCTATCATGGTGGTTGGCCGCTTTTTATATGGAATAGGAATTGGATTG GCTATGCATGCTGCTCCAATGTATATTGCAGAGACTGCACCAAGCCAGATAAGAGGCATGCTCATTTCTCTAAAGGAGTTCTTTATTGTTCTTGGGATGCTT CTTGGTTATATAGCAGGCAATCTCTATGTGGAAGTGGTTTCCGGTTGGCGTTATATGTATGCCACCAGTACACCATTATGTCTCGTAATGGGAGTCGGAGTGTGTTGGTTACCCTCGTCACCTAGGTGGCTCCTGTTATGTGCCATACAAGGGAAGGGAAACCTGCTGGAGACAAAAGAAATTGCAACCCGGTGCTTATGTCGATTGAGGGGTCAAGCTTCGCCTGATTTGGTCTCAGATCAGGTTAACTTGATTCTGGAGGAACTGTCGTATATTGATCAAGAGAAGCAAGTTGGCTTCAGGGAGATCTTTCAAGGAAAATGTCTTAAAGCAATGATAATTGGATGTGGTTTGGTGTTCTTTCAGCAG GTCACTGGTCAACCTAGCGTGCTATATTATGCTGCTACAATCTTTCAG AGTGCTGGATTCTCTGGGGCATCTGATGCCACTCGTGTGTCAATTCTTCTAGGTTTACTGAAG TTGATCATGACTGGAGTAGCAGTCCTCGTGGTTGACAGGCTTGGCCGAAGACCGTTACTCATTGGAGGTGTCAGTGGAATT ACTGTTTCCTTATTTTTGCTGTCCTCCTACTACACCTTACTGAAGGATGCCTCCTATGTGGCTGTCATAGCACTTCTACTGTATGTTGGCTGTTACCAG CTGTCATTTGGTCCTATTGGCTGGCTTATGATCTCGGAAGTTTTCCCATTGAGACTGCGAGGCCGTGGATTGAGCGTTGCTGTTCTTGTGAATTTCGCATCCAATGCGCTGGTCACCTTTGCTTTCTCTCCACTGGAG GATTTGATTGGAACGGGGTTGCTCTTCTGTGGATTCGGGGTGATCGCAGTGGCATCTCTCGTCTTCATATTCTGGATCGTCCCGGAGACGAAGGGACTCACCCTGGAGGAGATTGAAGCGAGTCTGTAG